A genomic stretch from Echeneis naucrates chromosome 6, fEcheNa1.1, whole genome shotgun sequence includes:
- the mdc1 gene encoding mediator of DNA damage checkpoint protein 1 isoform X1: protein MEATQLISNSILESDEEENENEKEQQFAKLCILKNNHIPETDLPLFLGDNVLGRDPSICTLPLSAASVSKQHATICISAYRRRGSNSKVDIEALVWDLGSMNGTRKGRLKMTPNVRYALSDGDSLLVADIPCQYHACGADSISRNLAVKERLPGALERKEGDASSKKSVSGGVKAVVSSLTTPARTTCLSFEQTPTQPQGTLVPESESDSDGERGVDRRHKELVSSSGSHKSSPTCSTFTSPTNKIVPESEDESPITPSSVTINRPLRHVSVSMETQLEVGRQLLEGKKAHAVVRDCENEARTAPDGKSGQLGLVKQHCSAIPVQEDVLSVSTTAVTRDLIPEFNMNSDTDMEGEEEGEASVGSLNLNTKQVDQPPNSAQFHMDSDTDVDENEDTIDKAHKTVPSSDDLTKIPQVNSVFQPEGITVVGDTHVDADEDTIDQDPEAVPLSDDNPKPTHDSSVIQPEGITVDSDTDVDDDDAAVSDAVTKAKPMSVKTSQIADSAPVMQPNDFHLDSDTDVDEEEDMECQTNKPSSKMDETSPRLDIKPVEHDSAPAAPHRLHLDSDTDDEAVPAPAPCEPGAVSAAPDSCTTTSGGVDVLCDSDTDVDDNCPVVKPAVVRTSSVSPGTTSEALESVSNADTDVDGSSMPPVGDRANPPDLEGESNRDEEDQETAECQIASLCRGKTPRSLAPPLQKCSTPVQSSEDLEVMETQAFLSPSSAPIKCLIAAVGGHAMLSSCSDSQDEDFVVAETQSFILQTRDGQSNPPEDHTMEPTQAFALEPTDNESDEQSSRERSLQLGLSDSSHLECQAQVLATENTQAFIPVDQSVNMEEAHTHSAVSSVYRTSAEINLNMVAAQLYGMNEEPARCSAMSIKDQVDLALEQTQTYTSEPHSVSEKETDEDERENMIADAETQPLGFPMVITLAMAETQPLSGFEGEESLAVDEPVSGMRQASSISQNETRMKASHEAAAQPQERPHDDLLCLPETQLMNMCEDEESNNEDAILGPQQGKANQLQLRVEQAQLPMSYNLPIVDTQPMARSENEESDDGDLIPVFRRRAKPLQIEDETQRLSSPEVSATETKPSGECKGGQSDEEDLPPRPRNRKARRLQIEEEQTQPVAIETQPIVTSEEEERNNENLIPGPPSAVDTKSLETQTAEQPERQREGESEAGTHGVSVRNKRGTRATFREAEEQAECSEPPKTQTRGNNKALTTTRGRRGKSRPDEDESEEELVEQVRRARGKRSLRQRKHKEEGEQFKMEKGECAENNSLIKEKQEGELEEERNVAGVRHHSEEMENKKGKVGRKHRGEEDDKLELERKEKEEQERLQAENTERIRLEQERIEKERKEFEEKERLEHQRAEQAEKERIEKERLDKEKQELEERLEKERKEEARLQREADEREERERLQKEKENREKQVKGQQKIKVVNDPKVTIRGRKAARRTVTALCTTEPQQDLTLSTNDDFPAKRTRSRSNSSNSVSSERSASSLTPQEARGRSGGRGNTSSSKPPQATTTGSRGRRRTVAAKTPEQDSRDISPQEVRSRSNSSNSLNSDISSCSINSQNRGRGNRQQGRLRKTEPGTISIPTFSNQSDLNSTPKPAARGRKSRKIEGSSQVVRQEDEEKADSQPAVATRGQQRETEPSAANEDKPNQEEGAAHEDSPLPKRIATGRRQKAAKRDISESPLAPAVRDGEETKDKRKGRKRELETKADEDSSNSAKVRKGKEKAQKTEAADEEGTDSTKEIPLQVQKEVRTSVAQPKKNAKESPLEAEVKEDSEKIEDIVRKVRGRPSAVQKKKKEEQTESGEWNDGQVEASEQPQTPTTSASRKRQAPMNSSPVAKTLRSSSASPAARGRQQAASQAYKVLFTGLVDEEGERVLARLRGSMAKGVADMNCLVTDKVRRTVKFLCAVAKGIPIVTTQWLEKSGKAGSFLSPNAYVVKDSEQEKKFGFCLKESLSTASSQPLLQGYEIHVTKSVKPEPAQMKDIISCSGATFLPKMPSSPKPQTVVISCEEDWLLCGPAVSVALPVVTAEFILTGILQQKVDFQTHALSLPITNLQLAGRGKGRKKP from the exons ATGGAAGCTACTCAGCTGATCAGTAATTCAATCTTGGAGTCAGATGAAGAGgagaatgaaaatgagaagGAACAACAATTTGCTAAACTGTGCATATTAAAAAATAACCACATACCTGAGACAG ATTTGCCCCTCTTTTTGGGAGATAATGTGCTGGGCCGTGACCCCAGTATCTGCACCCTGCCTTTGTCAGCAGCTTCAGTGTCCAAGCAGCATGCCACCATCTGCATCTCTGCCTACAGAAGAAGAGGTTCTAACAGTAAAGTGGACATAGAGGCTTTGGTCTGGGACCTTGGGAGCATGAACGGTACCCGTAAGGGCCGCCTAAAGATGACTCCTAATGTGCGCTATGCCCTTAGCGATGGTGACAGTTTGCTGGTGGCGGACATCCCATGTCAATATCATGCCTGTGGTGCAGACTCTATTAGCAGAAATTTGGCTGTAAAAGAAAGGTTGCCAGGTGCCttggaaaggaaggaaggtgaCGCAAGCAGCAAGAAATCTGTCAGTGGAGGCGTAAAAGCTGTGGTGTCTTCCCTGACAACTCCTGCCAGAACCACTTGTCTGTCCTTTGAGCAAACTCCAACCCAGCCACAGGGCACCCTGGTCCCAGAATCTGAGTCAGACTCTGATGGAGAAAGAGGAGTAGACAGGAGACACAAGGAGCTAG TGTCCAGTTCTGGCTCTCACAAATCTAGTCCCACTTGCTCTACATTCACGAGTCCCACAAATAAAATTGTCCCTGAGAG tgagGATGAAAGTCCCATCACACCATCCTCTGTGACTATAAATAGACCTCTTAGACATGTCAGTGTTAGCATGGAGACACAATTGGAAGTGGGGAGACAGCtgctggagggaaaaaaggcaCACGCAGTTGTGcgtgactgtgaaaatgaagcAAGAACAGCACCAGATGGAAAAAGTGGACAGCTTGGACTAGTGAAACAGCATTGCAGTGCCATTCCTGTGCAAGAAGATGTCTTGTCTGTGTCTACAACAGCAGTCACGAGAGATCTGATTCCTGAATTCAACATGAACAGTGACACTGATatggaaggagaggaagaaggggaggcATCTGTGGGTTCTCTAAACTTGAACACAAAACAGGTTGATCAGCCACCAAACTCAGCACAGTTTCATATGGACAGTGATACTGATGTAGATGAGAATGAAGATACCATTGACAAAGCTCATAAAACTGTGCCTTCCTCTGATGACCTTACCAAAATTCCCCAGGTTAATTCAGTTTTCCAGCCTGAAGGAATCACAGTAGTCGGTGACACCCATGTTGATGCGGATGAAGATACCATAGACCAAGATCCTGAAGCGGTACCCCTCTCTGATGACAATCCCAAACCTACTCATGATAGTTCAGTTATTCAGCCTGAGGGAATCACTGTGGACAGCGACACTgatgtggatgatgatgatgctgctgtgtcgGACGCTGtcacaaaagcaaaaccaaTGTCAGTGAAGACATCCCAGATAGCTGACTCTGCTCCTGTTATGCAGCCAAATGATTTTCACTTGGACAGTGACACAGATGTTGATGAGGAAGAAGACATGGAATgccaaacaaataaaccaagCTCTAAAATGGATGAAACTTCCCCTAGATTAGATATAAAGCCAGTTGAACATGATTCTGCCCCTGCTGCACCTCATCGCCTACATCTTGACAGTGACACAGATGATGAAGCAGTCCCTGCCCCTGCCCCCTGTGAACCTGGGGCAGTTTCTGCTGCACCAGACTCATGCACCACGACAAGTGGAGGTGTTGACGTTCTCTGTGACAGTGACACAGATGTGGATGACAACTGTCCTGTGGTTAAACCTGCTGTGGTCAGAACCTCGTCAGTCTCTCCTGGTACCACATCTGAAGCCCTGGAGTCAGTTTCTAATGCAGACACAGATGTAGATGGGTCCAGCATGCCACCTGTGGGGGACAGGGCCAATCCCCCTGACCTTGAAGGGGAAAGTAATAGAGATGAGGAAGATCAGGAGACAGCTGAGTGCCAAATCGCCAGCCTTTGCAGAGGAAAAACACCGAGGtcactagctcctcctctgcagaAATGTTCTACCCCTGTGCAGTCATCAG AGGACTTGGAAGTTATGGAGACTCAGGCTTTCCTGAGTCCCTCTTCAGCTCCAATTAAAT GTTTAATAGCAGCGGTGGGAGGACATGCCATGCTGTCTTCCTGCTCAGACAGCCAGGatgaggactttgttgttgctgagACACAGTCCTTTATTCTTCAGACCAGAGATGGCCAGAGCAACCCTCCAGAGGACCATACTATGGAACCCACCCAAGCTTTTGCACTTGAACCCACTGACAATGAAAGTGATGAACAATCCAGTAGAGAACGGTCTCTTCAGCTGGGATTGTCTGACAGCAGCCACTTGGAGTGTCAGGCCCAAGTTCTTGCAACAGAGAACACCCAGGCATTTATCCCTGTGGATCAGAGTGTGAATATGGAAGAAGcccacacacattcagctgtCTCATCTGTATATAGAACCTCTGCAGAGATTAATCTAAATATGGTGGCTGCACAGCTCTATGGAATGAATGAAGAGCCTGCCAGATGCTCAGCAATGTCTATAAAAGATCAGGTAGATCTGGCTCTAGAACAAACACAGACGTATACTTCAGAACCCCACAGCGtttcagaaaaggaaacagatgaagatgaaagagaaaacatgatTGCTGATGCAGAAACTCAGCCTTTAGGCTTCCCCATGGTCATTACTCTTGCCATGGCTGAAACACAACCACTGTCTGGCTTTGAGGGAGAAGAAAGTTTGGCAGTAGATGAGCCTGTTTCTGGTATGCGACAAGCTAGCTCCATAAGTCAGAATGAAACACGAATGAAGGCGAGTCATGAGGCTGCAGCACAACCTCAAGAAAGACCCCATGATGACCTATTATGTTTACCTGAAACTCAGCTCATGAATATGTGTGAAGATGAAGAAAGTAACAATGAAGATGCAATTCTAGGTCCACAACAAGGAAAGGCAAATCAGTTGCAACTTAGAGTAGAGCAGGCACAGCTCCCAATGAGCTATAATTTACCAATTGTTGACACTCAGCCCATGGCTAGAAGTGAAAATGAGGAAAGTGATGATGGGGACCTGATTCCTGTTTTTCGGAGAAGAGCAAAACCACTGCAAATTGAAGATGAGACGCAGCGTCTCTCTAGTCCTGAAGTCTCTGCTACAGAAACTAAGCCATCAGGAGAATGTAAAGGTGGGCAAAGTGATGAAGAGGATTTGCCTCCAAGGCCACGAAACAGAAAAGCAAGGAGGCTACAAATTGAAGAAGAGCAAACGCAGCCTGTCGCCATTGAAACCCAGCCTATAGTTAcaagtgaagaggaagaaagaaataatgagaACTTGATTCCAGGTCCACCTTCTGCTGTTGACACCAAGTCTttggaaacacagacagcagaacaacctgagagacaaagggagggggAGTCTGAAGCTGGAACGCATGGAGTCAGTGTTAGAAATAAAAGAGGGACAAGAGCAACATTTAGAGAGGCGGAAGAGCAGGCAGAGTGTTCTGAGCCCCCAAAGACACAGACAAGAGGGAACAATAAAGCTTTGACAACTACCagaggcaggagaggaaagTCCAGGCCTGATGAAGATGAGAGTGAGGAAGAGCTGGTGGAGCAAGTTAGAAGGGCTCGAGGGAAAAGATCCTTGAGGCAGCGGAAACATAAAGAAGAGGGAGAAcagtttaaaatggaaaaaggtgAATGTGCTGAAAATAACAGCCtaataaaagagaaacaagagggggagctggaagaggagagaaatgttGCAGGTGTCAGACATCACAGTGAAGAAATGGAGAATAAAAAGGGGAAGGTTGGGAGGAAACATAGAGGGGAGGAAGATGATAAATTAGAgttggagagaaaagaaaaggaagaacaaGAGAGATTGCAGGCTGAAAATACAGAGAGGATAAGACTTGAACAGGAGAGAatagagaaggaaagaaaggaatttgaagaaaaggagagattGGAGCATCAAAGGGCTGaacaagcagaaaaagagagaatagaaaaggaaagactggacaaagaaaaacaggaactgGAAGAGAGACttgagaaggagaggaaagaagaagcaAGGCTGCAGAGGGAAGCAGatgaaagggaagaaagagaaagactgcagaaagaaaaagagaatagAGAAAAACAGGTAAAAGGGCAACAAAAAATCAAAGTAGTAAATGACCCTAAAGTCACCATCAGAGGTCGGAAAGCAGCCAGAAGAACAGTTACTGCACTGTGTACAACAGAGCCACAACAAGACTTGACCTTATCAACCAATGATGATTTCCCAGCAAAGAGAACCAGATCTCGCTCCAACTCTTCCAACTCGGTTAGCTCTGAGCGGTCTGCTTCAAGCCTCACCCCCCAGGAGGCCAGGGGTAGAAGTGGAGGCAGAGGAAATACGAGCTCCAGTAAACCACCCCAGGCAACCACCACTGGAAGCAGGGGTAGAAGGAGGACAGTGGCTGCAAAGACACCAGAGCAGGACAGTCGTGATATTTCTCCACAGGAAGTCCGTTCAAGGTCCAACTCATCCAACTCTCTCAACTCTGACATATCTAGCTGCAGTATAAACTCTCAAAACAGGGGAAGAGGAAACAGGCAGCAAGGGAGACTGAGGAAAACCGAGCCAGGAACAATATCCATCCCTACTTTCAGTAATCAGAGTGATCTGAATTCAACTCCCAAACCTGCAGCCAGAGGCAGGAAGAGCAGGAAAATAGAGGGATCATCTCAAGTGGTTCGTcaagaagatgaagagaaggCAGACTCTCAGCCAGCTGTTGCCACAAgagggcagcagagagagactgaaCCCTCTGCTGCAAATGAGGATAAGCCAAACCAGGAGGAAGGTGCTGCCCATGAGGATTCACCTCTGCCCAAAAGGATTGCCACAGGCAGACGCCAAAAAGCCGCAAAAAGAGATATTTCAGAGTCACCACTTGCTCCTGCAGTCAGGGATGGGGAAGAGACtaaagacaaaaggaaaggaaggaagagggagtTGGAGACAAAAGCAGATGAGGATTCCAGCAATAGTGCAAAAgtcaggaaaggaaaagagaaagccCAAAAGACTGAGGCAGCAGATGAAGAAGGGACTGATAGTACAAAAGAGATTCCTCTACAAGTACAGAAGGAAGTTAGAACATCTGTTGCTCAGCCAAAGAAGAATGCAAAAGAATCTCCTCTTGAAGCAGAGGTGAAAGAAGACAGTGAGAAAATAGAGGATATTGTTaggaaggtcagaggtcggCCATCAGcagtccagaaaaaaaagaaagaggagcagacagAAAGTGGAGAGTGGAACGATGGACAGGTGGAGGCATCAGAG CAGCCTCAAACTCCAACCACCAGTGCATCCCGGAAGCGCCAGGCTCCTATGAACTCCTCCCCTGTAGCAAAGACTCTGCGCTCCTCTTCTGCTTCCCCTGCAGCTAGAGGTCGACAACAAGCTGCAAGCCAAGCCTACAAG GTGCTCTTCACAGGTCTAGTGgatgaagaaggagagagagtgctGGCTCGTTTAAGAGGCAGCATGGCTAAAGGTGTAGCAGACATGAACTGCCTGGTAACTGATAAAGTGCGCAGGACGGTCAAATTCCTGTGTGCGGTGGCCAAAGGAATCCCCATCGTCACCACACAGTGGCTAGAAAAG AGTGGCAAAGCTGGGAGCTTCCTGTCTCCCAATGCTTACGTTGTGAAGGATtcagagcaggagaagaagtTTGGTTTCTGCCTGAAGGAATCTCTGAGCACAGCCAGCAGTCAGCCTCTCTTACAG GGATATGAGATCCATGTTACAAAGTCAGTGAAGCCAGAGCCAGCTCAAATGAAAGACATAATCTCCTGCAGTGGAGCTACCTTTCTACCCAAGATGCCCTCTTCTCCCAAG CCTCAGACTGTAGTGATTTCCTGTGAGGAGGACTGGTTGCTTTGTGGGCCTGCTGTCTCCGTAGCTCTTCCAGTCGTCACTGCTGAATTCATTCTCACAGGAATCCTTCAGCAGAAAGTAGATTTTCAAACACACGCTCTTTCTCTCCCTATCACTAATCTACAGCTTGCAGGCCGAGGGAAGGGCAGGAAGAAGCCATAA